The Bacillus thermozeamaize sequence CTTGGTTTCTTGCGCTTCAAATGTGCCGGATTGTTTTCTGCTCCAGACGAGACCGGCATACTTGGCCACGGCGGCTTGGTTGTCAAAACGGTCAATGTTGCCGATCTCGGCGAGAATGCCGGCAGCATAAACCAAATCGATCCCTGGAATGGAGCGTAAAATTTTCGCGCCAGGGATGCCTTCCAGGATCCGTCCGATGGCCTTGTCCAGTTCCTTGATCTGTGCCTGGATGCTCCGGATGGATTGAATCGATGTGCCGAGCACGATGTCAATCGAGTCTTCAACCACCTTGGACAGGCGGTAAGATGCCCGTGCGGCTTTCTGAATGCACCGGGCCACATGCTCGGGATCGGGGAAACGGTTTTTTCCTTTCTCTTTGAGGTAGTCGGCCAAAACAGCCACATCCATGTTGGCGATCTCATCGAGGCTGTACTTCTCCGAGAGCATCTCCATAATGGCATGTCCAAACACGGAGCTTGCGACCTCATCGCGAAAAGCGTTGCACTTGAAAAACAGGTTTTGCAAGAAGTACTGCTTTTCGCGTGTCAGGTTGTGGACCAAATGGTATCGCATCCGTGTCAGACGTTGGAGCGCAATGTATTGCTCCTGCATGACGACGGTCATCGTCAATCTGCCGAAACGCAAGCGGTCGGCAATGATCCAGGCG is a genomic window containing:
- a CDS encoding transposase; this encodes MKLFVGIDVSARWLEACFLNPDGDTLETFKVANTLQGASVLRDRIVQAADKLPASEIHIGLEATSVYSWHPAMYLSEDVSLKQRNAKVFTMNPKLIHKFREAYADLDKTDRIDAWIIADRLRFGRLTMTVVMQEQYIALQRLTRMRYHLVHNLTREKQYFLQNLFFKCNAFRDEVASSVFGHAIMEMLSEKYSLDEIANMDVAVLADYLKEKGKNRFPDPEHVARCIQKAARASYRLSKVVEDSIDIVLGTSIQSIRSIQAQIKELDKAIGRILEGIPGAKILRSIPGIDLVYAAGILAEIGNIDRFDNQAAVAKYAGLVWSRKQSGTFEAQETKRIRSGNRFLRYYLVEAANSVKNCDPEFGAYYRKKYNEVTLHQHKRALVLTARKLVRLVDVLLRNDQLYTPRRKVNIAKD